From a region of the Eretmochelys imbricata isolate rEreImb1 chromosome 6, rEreImb1.hap1, whole genome shotgun sequence genome:
- the GPR68 gene encoding G-protein coupled receptor 68: MQDFLQNATENNSTDCIINHSIHQTLSPTIYIFVFVVGLPANCLSLYYGYLQIRAKNELGIYLCNLTIADLFYIFSLPFWLQYVLQHDNWTYDTDLCKICGILLYENIYISVGFLCCISIDRYLAVVHPFRFYQFRTIKAAVVVSIIIWGKEILMSWFFFKKAEISKDAESHTICFEHYPIKNWEHNINYYRFFAGFLFPFFLLLFSYCGILRVVCKSHGTQKKTKIQIKRLVSSTVVIFLVCFGPYHILLVIRSLFEKNCMFAGKIFNIYHFSLLLTSFNCVADPVLYCFSSESTYQNFVKMRDSSLTCLRCLKTKTKVSYQLKTPETLRKSSSVLADEEPELLNKLHTVNEMKDFSIASIDRL; this comes from the coding sequence ATGCAGGATTTTCTACAGAATGCGACTGAGAATAATTCTACTGACTGCATCATTAATCACAGCATACACCAGACTTTATCCCCCACTATATACATATTTGTCTTTGTAGTAGGTCTCCCAGCTAACTGCCTCTCGCTGTACTATGGATACCTACAGATCAGGGCCAAAAATGAACTGGGGATCTATCTGTGCAATTTGACTATAGCAGACCTGTTCTACATCTTCTCTTTGCCCTTCTGGCTCCAGTACGTTTTGCAGCATGACAACTGGACTTATGACACAGATCTGTGCAAAATCTGTGGCATACTCCTGTATGAGAATATCTACATCAGTGTGGGCTTCCTCTGCTGCATCTCCATTGACCGCTATCTAGCAGTGGTACATCCTTTTCGTTTCTATCAGTTTCGGACAATAAAGGCTGCTGTGGTGGTGAGCATCATAATCTGGGGCAAGGAAATTCTGATGAGCTGGTTTTTCTTTAAGAAAGCTGAAATTAGTAAGGATGCAGAGAGTCATACAATATGCTTTGAACATTATCCCATCAAAAATTGGGAGCACAACATCAATTATTATCGCTTCTTTGCTGGCTTccttttccccttcttcctacTGCTCTTTTCTTACTGTGGCATTTTACGAGTTGTCTGCAAGAGCCATGGCACTCAAAAGAAGACAAAAATCCAAATTAAACGTCTGGTTTCAAGCACAGTTGTCATTTTCTTGGTTTGCTTTGGACCATACCACATCCTGTTGGTAATTCGCAGCTTGTTTGAGAAAAACTGCATGTTTGCAGGGAAAATCTTTAACATTTATCACTTTTCTCTCTTGTTGACTAGTTTTAACTGTGTTGCTGACCCAGTATTGTACTGCTTTTCCAGTGAGAGCACCTACCAGAATTTTGTCAAAATGAGAGACTCCAGTTTAACATGCTTAAGATGTTTAAAGACTAAAACCAAGGTATCCTACCAGCTGAAAACTCCAGAAACCCTCAGAAAAAGCAGCAGTGTACTAGCGGATGAAGAGCCAGAGTTATTAAACAAACTACATACTGTTAATGAAATGAAAGACTTTTCCATCGCCAGTATAGACAGACTTTAG